CCGTGCGAGGCCAACTCCTCCACCAGGCCGGTGCCGGCGCTGCGGTCCATGCCGTAGCCGGGGGAGAACAGCAGCACCGGGCAGGGGCGCTGCTGCCGCACCGGTGCACCGACCCGGCCGCTGGTGGTCGGCAGCCGTACCGATCCTGACGGGATGTTCCACGACGCCTCGAAGTGGGGCACCGCCCCGGGGGAGATCCAGGGCGCCGCCGGATGGCCGCGCTCCTGCTGCGCCGGGTACCAGAGCTGCACCATGAGCTCGCGCGGCCGAGGGGTGGGCGCCCACGGGTCCCGTCGGGACGGGTCGACCAGGTGCAGCGCGACGGTGCCGATGCGGTCGCCGCCGGTCGGCGCCGGCAGGGTGAGCAGCGGGACCGCGCGTGCCGCCCGGCCCCGCGCCGACGCCGAGGAGTGCGCCGCCGACCGTGGGGCTGCGGCGGCGGAAGCGGCGGCGGGGAGCAGGTCGAGGCCGCCCACCGCCGCGGTGGCGGCCGAGAGCGCCAGCAGCCGACGGCGGGTCAGTTCGGAGGTCGAGCGGGTGGCGGCGGGGGAGGGTGCGGGACGTGGTGTCATCGGGCTTCCCTTTCGACGGGCGATCGAGGGCGATCGTTCGGGCGAGGGGAACCTAGGCCGGAGGAAGGGTTCCGCACGTCACACCACGGAGCCAGGTCCGCCGTCATACCGGGGTAGCACGCCGGTGGGCGGGAGTGCGGGGCGCGTCCCGGCTACGGCCGGGGTCCACCCGCGCCGAACCCTGGACCGACGACACCTCGCGGCCCCCGCAGCACGGTTGTCCTACTGGTCGCAGTCAGGCACCGTGCGGGTGCGGGGCTGCCCACCCCGGGGGTTAACACCACCCGGAACCGGGGTGGAAGCGGTATCCCGCCGGATGAGCGTTCCCGAGACGCTTGGTGTGGCAGCGGCCGGGGGGCGCGAGCGGCCGGCCGCCATCCGACGACCCTCAGGAGTTCCTTCATGTCGAAGCGTTGGTGGGACAAGGTCCGTTCGCTCCGGCCCGGTACCGCGCGCACCGCTCGTGGGTCCGACGGCCGGCCCGTGGCGGTGGCGACCGCGACGGCCGTGGTCGCCTGCAGTCTGGCGGTCGGCGCGCTGCTGCCACCCGCGGCCTTCGACGCCCTGACCGGACACCGGCCCGCCTCCTCCGCCTCGGCGTCCGCCGCCTCCGCCACCTCACCGGGACCGGCGACGACGCTCCGCAGCTCGCCCTGGCGGCCCTGACCGGTCCCGGCCCCCTTCCCGGGGCTCAGTCGGCAGCAGGCCGGCTGCCCGGGCCGGACCGGGTGAGGAGGCGCCGGAGCCAGCGGGTGCGGGCGTCGCGGGCGTCCCGGCTGAGTGCCGCCTGCGGGGCCAAGCCGTCGAAGCCGTGACAGGCGCCGGGCCAGACATGCAGCTCCGCCTGGCCGCCGGCCTGCCAGATGGCGTTCGCGTAGGCCACGCCCTCGTCCCGGAACATCTCGGCCGACCCCACCTCGACATAGGCCGGTGGGAGCCCGGAGAGGTCCGTGGCGCGGGCGGGGGCCGCATAGCCGGGCAGGTCTGCGGCGCCGTGGCGGTCGCCCAGGGCCGCCTGCCACGCGGTCGCGTTGGAGGTGAGGTCCCAGACGTCGACGCCGGTCAGCTGCTGACAGGAGAAGGTGCTGCCCCGGTCGTCCAGCATCGGGCTCAGGAGCAGTTGCCCGAGGGGCACGGGACCGCCGCGGTCACGGGTCAGCAGGGCGAGGGCCGCGGCCAGCCCGCCGCCCGCGCTCTTCCCGCCGATGACGACGCGGTCGGCGTCGACGCCCAGTTCGGCCGCGTGCCCGGCGGCCCAGGTGAGCCCGGCCCAGCAGTCCTCCAGCGGCCCCGGGTACCGCGTGTGCGGCGCCAGCCGGTACTCCGCCGAGACGACCGCCAGCCCCAGCGGGAGGGCCCACTCGCGGAGGATCCGGGGCAGCACCGACCACGCGTTGCCCATGAGCATCGCGCCTCCGTGCAGGTAGTACAGCAGCGGCAGCGGCCCGTCGAGCCCGGACGGCCGCGCGCTGACGAGGGTGACGTCCGGCGCGCCCGGAGGCCCCGGCACGCAGAGCTCCGCCACCTCGAACCGGCCGTCGCCGCGAAGGTCCTCGGCCGTCGGCCGAGGCCGGGTCGCGGCATCCCGCTGCTGCCGGGCCGCGAGATTGTCCGGGGTGACCGGCTCGCGCCACCCCTCGCCCAGGGCCGCCAGCACCGCACCCAGTTCCGGATCGAAGGGCGGCGGTACCGTCGGCGTCGGAGCCCGGCCGGGCTCCGGCGCCCCGCGGCGCACCCTCATCCGGTGGAGCATTCGCCCAAGACCCATGCGGCACAGCCAATCACGCCGACGAGCGCTTCCGCGCCGGGAAGTGCGCCAACGGCGACCTGCGGCTGGAGAAGCTGTACGGGGACTGCCGCTGGGCCGAAGGGCCGGTCTACCTCCCGGCCTGGCGGCAGCTGGTCTTCAGCGACATCCCCAACGACCGGCTGCTGCGCTGGGACGAGGTCACCGGCACGGTCGGGGTCTTCCGCTCCCCGGCCGGGCACAGCAACGGGAACACCCTGGACCGGGAGGGCCGCCTGATCAGCTGCGAACAGGGCAACCGCCGGGTGACCCGCACCGAGCACGACGGCTCGGTCACCGTGCTCGCGGACCGCTACCAGGGCCTGCGGCTCAACTCGCCCAACGACTCCGTGGTGCGCTCCGACGGCTCGGTCTGGTTCACCGACCCTGACTTCGGCATCACCAGCGACTACGAGGGCCACCGCGCCGAGGGCGAGATCGGCGCCTGCAACGTCTACCGCATCGACCCGGCCGGCGGTGCGGTACAGCTGGTCGCGGACGGCTTCACCGGTCCGAACGGGATCGTCTTCTCGCCCGACGAGCGGCAGCTGTTCGTGGCGGACAGCCGGGCCCGGCACATCCGCGTCCTCGACGTCCACGAGGACGGCACCCTCTCCGACGGCAAGGTCTTCGCCGAGGCGCCGAACAGCAGCTTCGACAACATCCGCTTCGACGACGGCGGCCGGCTGTGGGCCGCCGCGTTCGGCGACGGCGTCCACTGCTACGACCAGGACGGCACGCTCATCGGCCGCATCCTGGTCCCGGAGCCGGTCTCCAACCTCGCCTTCGGCGGGCCGAAGAACAACCGGCTCTTCATCACCGCCGCCACCTCCGTGTACTCGCTCGTCATGGCGGTGACGGGGACCCCCCGGGTGCGCCGGATCGGGTCCTAGGCCACTGATCAGCTCTCGCGAAACGATCAACTACACTCGCGCAAGCTGCATCAGACATGTCCTCACAACAGGGTGAAGCCCTGCCGAGGCCAGGCCCCGCCGGGAGACCCACGGTGAACCCCTACGACCGTCCCGACTTCCCCGGCAGCGCCCTGCGCCCCGCCGGGGGCAGTCGGCTCCCCGTCCCCCCGGCCCAGCCGACCGTCCCCGTGCTGACCCCGCACGACTGGGGGTTCATCTGCGGACTGCTCGCGGCCAAGACCCCGCAGGAGCTCGCCGCGCGCCCGTTCGTGCCGACGGCGGCCAAGCTGCGCCAGGGCGAGCAGGCGCTGATCACCGCGCCCGCCCAGCGGCACAGCTGGAAGCCCACGACGGCATCCCAGTACCAGCGCCGCAATCTGTCCGCCCGGGGCTCCGTCTCGTTCCTGCTCGCCGCCCACGCCGTCAACGAGGGCATCAACGCGATCAACAAGTCCCGCGCCCAGGCCAAGGCGCAGGGCCAATGGGTCGTCGAGTCGACCGGGACGCTCACGGTCACCACCCGCAGCATCCACTACCTGCACCCGGAGAACTGGGCGACGGTCAACTGGACCGACTCGCTGATGTGCGATCTGCCCGCCCCCGACGTGTACGAGGTCCACTTCCGCAACGGCGAGACCGGCAACCGGCTCGGCCTGCGGTTCCGCACCATCTGGGCGCCGCTGCTGTTCGCCATGACCGCGTTCGCCGTCCACCCCGGACACCCCCGGCTGCACGACCGCTCGTGGGTGCCCCCGCACGTCGCCCACCTCCACCCCGAGGTACCCGCCGAGATCGCCGCGGTGGCTGCCAGGCGCGCCCGGGGCGAACAGCCCTGACCACGTGGCTCTCCGGGCCGAGCCCGGGCCGGGCGGCACCACGGCCGGTCACAGCCCGGCGGGCCCGCACCGTTCCTCCGGTGGGGCCCGTTGCGCAGAGCTGTCGTCGTGTCGGTCGGCCGGATACCGGGTTCAGCGGTTCGCCCGGCGGCTCTGCAGCTCGTCCAGGAACGGGGAGGTGGTGTGCGGGCGACCGTCCTTGCCCTTGGACCAGAGGACCCGGCTGGTGGAGCCCACGGCCCGGTTGAGCGTGACGGCGCCTTCGACGAGCATGCCCGCACCCAGGGTCAGCAGCAGACTGTTGCCGGCCGCCGCGGCGGCATGCGGGTCGGCGGCCTGGAAGACGAAGTTCAGCCCGAACTTGGCTGCCAGGCTCAGCAGCCACAGGACGACGGTCGCTGCGGTGTAGTGCACGTAGGCGATGCCGCCCTGTTCGGAGAGCCGGGTGCTCAGGCCGCGCAGGGCGCCCAGGGCGATGCTGACCGCCGCGGTGCCGATCAGGAACGCCAGGGCGGCGGGATCGTGTCCGGCGCCCGACACGTCCGAGAGTCCCAGCGCCACCAGGACTGCGGGCAGCAGCAGCATCCGCTTGGCCTGCGCCGGTTCTCCGGCGACGCGACGGAACATGACGTAGCAGACGGCGGCGATGATCAATACGATTTCGAACACGGGGTTCCTCCTGGCCGGTTGGTCCTGCTGGCATTGCTGTCGACGGTGCCGGTGGTGCTCAGTACCCGGCCGCGGTCCGGAGGTTGGCCTGCGACCTGGCGGGGGTGGCGCCGGGGAGCCCGGCGGCGCGGACGGCCAGGGCGATGGTGCGGGTGAGGAGCATGGCCACGGCCATGAAGAGGAGTCCGTCGGTGATGGCGGCGGCGCTGACGTGCTCCCGGACGGCCCAGTGGACGAGCTGGGTGGGGAACCAGTGGACGGAGCCGTAGGAGAAGGCGGCGCGGGCGCCGATGACGGCGGTCCACAGCAGCGCGTAGGACACTCCGGCCCGGGTGACCGGCCTGCCGGTGCTGGGGCTCCGGTAGACCTTCATCCGGGAGATGGCGACGATCCCGAACAGGACGCCCAGGAGTGCCGCGCCGATCTCCAGCACCAGGCCGGAGCCATGGGTGGCGGGGGCTTCCACGAACATCGGGACGACGCCGCCGGCCAGGAGTATCGGCCGCAGGACCCGCATCCGGCCGATCTTGCGGTGGCCGCCGAGGTCGGCCTCAAGCGTGGCCACCAGGACGGCACCGTTGACGATCATGGCTTCGGTGAGTTCGGACAGCATGGCAACTCCTGTACGCAGATGAGGTTTCCCGACTCCTGCGGCGCCTGTTCGGCCGCCCGGTCCGGGTATGGGTCAAGCCTCGCGGCCAGGGCGATCGGCAACATCGGCACATTGACCGGACACCGGCCCTGTCATCTGACGCGGCAGCCCTGTGCCGAATGACGTAGGCGCCTCGCTCGAACACGTGGCTGTAGTGTCAGGTGCGACAGGTGAACAGAGACGGGGCAGCGCAGTGGACGAACAGTCCGTGCCGACGAGCAGGTCCGGCAGCCGGGTCCCCGATGACGGTCAGCACCGGGAGCACGCCGACGAGGCCGCCGCTCTGGGCCTGCCGACCCTGGCGGTGGCACTGGCCCGGGTCGAGGACGGGATAGCCGTCGTCGATGCCGGTGGTCGCTTCGTCTATGCCAACCCTGCGGCGTGCCGGATGCTGGGCCGATCGCTCGACCGACTGCGCGGCCGCGAACTCCTGGGCATGCTGGAGGCCGTCGGGCAGACGACGCTGCCGGGCTCCTTCCCCTGGGACCCTGCGGACGCGCCGGCGCCGTTCCTTTGCGGCGTGGGCGGCGGAGGCGGCGTGGGTGCGGCCGGTCACGAGGTCACCTGCTCCGTCTTCGCCACCGACATCGACGGCGCCTCGCACTGGGTGGCGGTCCTGCGCGACCTCGGCGGTGGACGCGCCATGAAGCGCACCGCGGCGGCACTCGCGCAGACCACGGCCCAGCTCGTCGGAGCCGGGACGGTGGACGAGATCCTGCGGGGCATCGCCCGCCATGCCGTCGAGAGCACCACCGCGACCGCCTGCGGAATCGTGGTGGTCGGCGAGGACCACAAGCTGGCTGCGGCGGGAGGCTTCGGGTTCCCGGACCGCGCCCGGAGCATGGGCGCGTGGACCGCCAGCTCGGTCACCCTCGACGAGATGCCCGGCGGGGCCCAGGTGTTGACCGGCAGGTCGGTGTACATGCCCGATGCCCGCTCGGCCATGGGCGCCGCCCCGGCCACCAAGGCCTTCGCCGCCACCATGGACAGCCTGGACTGGCAGGGCTCCTACTACGCTCCGCTCTCCTGGGAGGGAGAGGTGTTCGGAGTGTTCGGGGTGCACCTGCCCTCGGGCGCGGCCAGTCCCAACGCGGATGTGTGCGCCTTCTACGACATCCTCGCCAACCAGGTCTCGGTGGCGGTGACCAACGCCCGGCTGGCAGCCTCGCTGGAGCGCACCCGCCTCGCCCGTGAGCTGCACGACTCGATCAGTCAGGCCCTTTTCTCCATGACCATGCACGCCAGGGCCGCGCAGCTGGCGATGACCAAGGCGGAGTTGGACGCGACGGGGCCGTTGGGCCGGTCGGTCGCCCAGCTCGCCGAGCTGACCCGGGGCACCCTGGCGGAGATGCGGGCCCTCATCTTCGAGCTGCGTCCCGGGGCGCTGGCCGAGGAGGGACTGGTGTCGGCCCTGCGCAAGCAGGGCGCGGCCCTGACCGCCCGGGAACAGGTGCCGATCACGGTGGTCGGGCCCGAACGGCGGCTGGATCTCGGGGCCGGGGTCGAGGAGCACCTCTACCGCATCGCCCTGGAGGCTCTCAACAACGTGGTCAAGCACGCCCGGGCCGAGCAGGTGGCAGTGCACGTCACCGTCGAGGGCGGCGCACTGCGGATCGTGGTGAGCGACGACGGCGCCGGCTTCGAACCCGACGCCGAGCACTCGGGTTCGATGGGACTCTCCACCATGGCCGAGCGTGCCCGGGCCGTCGGCGCCCAGTTCATCGTCACCAGCGAACGGGGCAACGGCACCGTCGTCACGGTGACGCTGCCGCACAGTCCGCGGGACCGCACCGAGGAAGGCACCGACCATGCCCACTGACTCCCAGCCCGCCCATCCGTTCCGGGTCTTCCTGGTCGACGACCACCGCGTCGTGCGCAGCGGAGTCTCCGCCTACCTGGCCATGGTCGAGGACATCGAGGTGGTCGGTGAGGCCTCGGACGGGCAGCAGGCCCTGGACCGCATGGCCGTCCTCGAACCCGCCGACGCCCTGCCCGACGTGGTGCTGATGGACCTGGTGATGCCGGGCATGGACGGCATCACCGCCACCCGGCAGATCAAGGCGCGCTGGCCCGCCGTCGAGGTGGTGGCCGTGACCAGCTTCGTGGAGGAGAGCAAGGTGCGTGGCGCGCTGGAGGCCGGTGCGGCCGGCTACCTGCTGAAGGACGCCGACGCCGACGAGCTCGCCGCCGCCATCCGGGCGGCCGTCTCCGGCCGGATGCACCTCGATCCGGCCGTGGCCAGAATCCTGGCCGACTCGACCCGGGCCTCGCAGCAGACCGGCGACAGTCTGACCCGGAGGCAGCACCAGGTGCTCCTGCTGATCGCCGAGGGAGCGTCGAACCGCCAGATCGCCGAGACCCTGGTGGTGAGCGAGCGCACCGCCCGCACCCACGTCTCGGACATCCTCGCCCGTCTGGGACTGGCCTCCCGTACCCAGGCCGCCCTGTGGGCGGTGCAGGAGGGCCTGGTGCCGGGCCCGCGACCGGGCCGCTGAAGGCCCGAACACCGGGCAGGGCCCCGAACGCCGGGGAATGCCGTCAAACGGCCGATGCCGGGCAGGGGAACCGCTGCCAGGATCGACGGTATGGCACGTTCTGGGTTCCCTCTCGAAACACCCAACAAGGGTGATGACCCCGTCCCCGACCGCGGCGGGCCGCTCCACCGGGCGCTTCGCCCCATCCGTCTGCTGCTGGTGGACCGGGACGCCCGGGTCAGGGGCGCCATCCACGAGACGATCACCTTTGAGAGCGACCTGACCCTGGTGGCCGAGGCCGCCGACGCTGCGGCCGCACTGGCCCTGGCCGACCGCACCAGCCCGGCGGTCGCCCTGGTGGACCTGCTTCTCCCCGACATCGGGACCGGCCTCGCACTGGTGCACAGCCTGAGCCGGAGGCCCGGCTGCGCGGTCGTGGCCATGAGCGGGCGCGGCGGCCTGCGCGAGGCCGCCCTGGCCGCGGGGGCCTTCGCCCTCGTCGACAAGAGCGGAGACATCGACGCCATCCTGAACACGGTTCGGGCCTCGGTGGGGACCTAGGGCGCCACGGGTACTGCGCAGGACGAGCGGCGGAAGAGCCGATCCTCAGCAGGTCACTTCTCGGGGAACGCGGCCTTCAGGGCGGTGCCGCGGGTGATGACGGCGACGGCGACCAGGGCCAGGGCGGACAGCCCCTGCAGGACGGCGTACCAGGCCGGGCAGAGGCCGGGGACCAGGTCGACGGCGACGAGGGCGACCGGCATGATCGTGGCCAGCGTGCGCACCCGGTCGAAGGCCTGGTAGGAGCCCTCCGACGCCTTGGTGACGTACCGGCGGAGCAGCGGGGCGACGGCGAGCAGGATGCCGCCGCGGACCCACATGAACGAGGTCGCCTGGTGGTGGGTGAGGGCCATCGCAGCAACCGTCCCGAGGACGATCGCGCTGACGGCGCCGAAGAGGCTGACGCACTTCCTGACGTTGGCGAAGGCGTCCCGGGTGAGAGAGGTGCCGAGGTTCGCCGAGGCAACTGCGGTGATGTTCGCCATGATCTTTGCTCCTCCGTGTCGTTGTGATCCCAACGCTACGAAGCGGCCGAACGGCGCGGTATGGGTCTGGGCGCACGGGCGGGTGGGGCTGGCCCCACTTCCCTGCCGACCCGTGCGACCGCAGGCTCGGAGACGTGCACAGTGGGAGCATCGGACCGAAGCGGAGGAACGAGAGATGA
The Streptacidiphilus albus JL83 genome window above contains:
- a CDS encoding alpha/beta hydrolase, which encodes MRVRRGAPEPGRAPTPTVPPPFDPELGAVLAALGEGWREPVTPDNLAARQQRDAATRPRPTAEDLRGDGRFEVAELCVPGPPGAPDVTLVSARPSGLDGPLPLLYYLHGGAMLMGNAWSVLPRILREWALPLGLAVVSAEYRLAPHTRYPGPLEDCWAGLTWAAGHAAELGVDADRVVIGGKSAGGGLAAALALLTRDRGGPVPLGQLLLSPMLDDRGSTFSCQQLTGVDVWDLTSNATAWQAALGDRHGAADLPGYAAPARATDLSGLPPAYVEVGSAEMFRDEGVAYANAIWQAGGQAELHVWPGACHGFDGLAPQAALSRDARDARTRWLRRLLTRSGPGSRPAAD
- a CDS encoding DUF1453 family protein → MFEIVLIIAAVCYVMFRRVAGEPAQAKRMLLLPAVLVALGLSDVSGAGHDPAALAFLIGTAAVSIALGALRGLSTRLSEQGGIAYVHYTAATVVLWLLSLAAKFGLNFVFQAADPHAAAAAGNSLLLTLGAGMLVEGAVTLNRAVGSTSRVLWSKGKDGRPHTTSPFLDELQSRRANR
- a CDS encoding histidine kinase — translated: MDEQSVPTSRSGSRVPDDGQHREHADEAAALGLPTLAVALARVEDGIAVVDAGGRFVYANPAACRMLGRSLDRLRGRELLGMLEAVGQTTLPGSFPWDPADAPAPFLCGVGGGGGVGAAGHEVTCSVFATDIDGASHWVAVLRDLGGGRAMKRTAAALAQTTAQLVGAGTVDEILRGIARHAVESTTATACGIVVVGEDHKLAAAGGFGFPDRARSMGAWTASSVTLDEMPGGAQVLTGRSVYMPDARSAMGAAPATKAFAATMDSLDWQGSYYAPLSWEGEVFGVFGVHLPSGAASPNADVCAFYDILANQVSVAVTNARLAASLERTRLARELHDSISQALFSMTMHARAAQLAMTKAELDATGPLGRSVAQLAELTRGTLAEMRALIFELRPGALAEEGLVSALRKQGAALTAREQVPITVVGPERRLDLGAGVEEHLYRIALEALNNVVKHARAEQVAVHVTVEGGALRIVVSDDGAGFEPDAEHSGSMGLSTMAERARAVGAQFIVTSERGNGTVVTVTLPHSPRDRTEEGTDHAH
- a CDS encoding response regulator produces the protein MARSGFPLETPNKGDDPVPDRGGPLHRALRPIRLLLVDRDARVRGAIHETITFESDLTLVAEAADAAAALALADRTSPAVALVDLLLPDIGTGLALVHSLSRRPGCAVVAMSGRGGLREAALAAGAFALVDKSGDIDAILNTVRASVGT
- a CDS encoding response regulator, whose product is MPTDSQPAHPFRVFLVDDHRVVRSGVSAYLAMVEDIEVVGEASDGQQALDRMAVLEPADALPDVVLMDLVMPGMDGITATRQIKARWPAVEVVAVTSFVEESKVRGALEAGAAGYLLKDADADELAAAIRAAVSGRMHLDPAVARILADSTRASQQTGDSLTRRQHQVLLLIAEGASNRQIAETLVVSERTARTHVSDILARLGLASRTQAALWAVQEGLVPGPRPGR